The following DNA comes from cyanobiont of Ornithocercus magnificus.
TCTGGTTGCTTGGCGAACCGGTCTGTAAAAACAGCATCTTGCAAGTATTTCACTAAGCTTCTCCCCTATTTAATCCAATGGCCCGAGTTAAACGAGGCAACGTAGCCCGCAAGCGCCGAAACAAGATTCTCAAGCTTGCCCGCGGTTTTCGCGGTAGCAATGGCACTCTTTTCTGTACTGCTAATCAACGAGTGATGAGGTCGCTTTGCAACGCCTATCGTGACCGGCGACGACGCAAACGTGATTTTCGGCGTCTCTGGATCGCGCGCGTTAACGCAGCCGCACGTCTGAATGGGCTTACTTACAGTTGCTTAATGGGAGAATTGAAGAAAGCAGATGTGCGCCTCAATCGCAAGATGCTTGCGCAAATTGCCGTGGCTGATCCCAGAAGCTTCGCTAGTGTGATTTCCTCGGTAGAAACCTAGTTATAATCAGCATAATTGATGCTTCTCGAGTTTTCATCATTAGTTATGGCCACTTTTCTGCCCCAAACTTATTTGCTTGGGCTAACCGCTCTGCTAGCTATAGTAGCTTTAGTAGTAGGTCGCCAGTTTTTGCAAGTACGTCGGGACGAATTAAACCTGGTCCGACTTGAACGAGAAGGAGGGGTAGCTGGCTCCAAAGATGCAGCTACTCTCTATGAACTGGGAGCAGTACAGCTACGTAAGCGACTCTACCCACAGGCTATTTCTAGCTTAAGGCAAGCTATTCGGAGACTTGGCAACGAGCCTGATGAGGCGCGTGCAGTTATCGAGAATGCTCTTGGATTCGCTCTAGCAGCCCAAAAAGACTTTGATGGTGCTGTCAAGCATTATTATGCAGCCCTGCGCGCTAAGCCAGAATACCCTGTCGCATTGAACAATCTTGCTTTTGCCCAGGAGCGTTTGCTCCAGCCTGAGAAAGCAGAGTGCAATTACCGTGAGGCTATTCGTCTCGATCCGGGCAACCGGACAGCGCGACGGCGGTTAGCACGTCTGGAGCGAGGTAAAGTCCTACGCCCTACATCAAAGCAATTACCAGAGCCTGTAGAGGGAAAAGGGTTCTAAACCCTATCAACACATCAATTTAATCTATCTTCAGTCTAAGGATTCCCTGACCAGCTGAGCCTAGGGCTACTAGAATTACTAATATGTGTAGATGACCCTCACTGCTGAGATGCTGACAGGGACTACATTAATACTGCGATATTGATAATGATGAGGTTAGTAGTGTAGATCCGGTAGACTGAGGTTTTCACCTGATCCTCTTAAAGTGAGATGAGAGATTAGCAACCATTGTTAGCCTGGCGGTAAGACAGGTCTAAATAAGCTTGCAGTTGCTGCAAGCAGACCTATGGCGAGCAAAAGCAGAATTAGGTATTGGTAAATGAATGACGGGCGCACGGTAAAGCTAGTCAGCTTTTCCAGTGCGTCAGGCGATAACGCCCTCAGATGAACCACACCGGCATGGCCCAGACGCCCGATATCGTGAACTCACGTCCAGAAAGCCTTGATGTGCTGACAATTGGTCAGCGGCAATTCTCCAGCCGGCTTTTCACTGGAACCGGAAAGTATCCAGATACCGCCACTATGCAGCAGAGCCTAGATCGATCAAGGTGCGAGATGGTCACTGTAGCAGTGCGTAGAGCACAAGGGGCAATGGGGAGCAGCACTAGTTTGATGGAGGCAGTCGATTGGAGTCGCATTTGGATGCTGCCCAACACTGCTGGCTGCACAACCGCTGAAGAGGCTGTACGAATAGCCCGCCTAGGGAGAAAGTTGGCTTGTCTGGCGGGTCAGGAAGACAACGATTTTGTGAAACTGGAAGTGATACCAGATAGTCGTCATCTACTTCCGGATCCTATCGGCACACTTGAGGCAGCTAAGCAATTAGTAAAGGAGGGTTTTACCGTGCTGCCTTACATTAATGCTGACCCAGTCTTGGCCTGTCGTCTCGAGGACATCGGTTGTGCCACGGTGATGCCTCTGGGATCTCCGATTGGTTCTGGCCAAGGTTTGCGCAACGCCAGCAATATTGCCATGATTATCGAGAGCGTTTCGATACCAGTAATCATAGACGCCGGTATTGGTGTTCCTAGCGAAGCAGCCCAGGCCCTCGAAATGGGAGCAGCAGCAGTTCTCGTGAATAGTGCTATTGCCATGGCTGGTAATCCTCCTGTCATGGCTGAGGCAATGGCCCTAGCAGTTGTTGCTGGCCGTAATGCGTTTCAGGCTGGGCGACTGCCACTGCGCTATAAAGCTTCACCAAGCTCTCCGGCCACTGGCCAGGTAGCTCAAAAATAGGTGGCGTAGGCTAGCTAACTCCCATACAAAGCAGGTTGTACTTATTGACTCCCCCCGTAGGCACTAGCAGAGGCAATGCTAGCTAGACCGTTAGAGTAAGACAGTAGCAGGAACCTTAATACTCTGCCAGGAAGCTACTCACCATCACGAGATCTTATGCAAAGCTAAACTAGCTAAAGCTTTCAGGTACTAGCTGCTGTTACTAGGTTCTAGGCAGCTCATCCTGGCATTGGCGTTCTGTGAGGGCCATTGAGCTGAAAAGCTT
Coding sequences within:
- a CDS encoding 50S ribosomal protein L20 — its product is MARVKRGNVARKRRNKILKLARGFRGSNGTLFCTANQRVMRSLCNAYRDRRRRKRDFRRLWIARVNAAARLNGLTYSCLMGELKKADVRLNRKMLAQIAVADPRSFASVISSVET
- a CDS encoding tetratricopeptide repeat protein, with translation MLLEFSSLVMATFLPQTYLLGLTALLAIVALVVGRQFLQVRRDELNLVRLEREGGVAGSKDAATLYELGAVQLRKRLYPQAISSLRQAIRRLGNEPDEARAVIENALGFALAAQKDFDGAVKHYYAALRAKPEYPVALNNLAFAQERLLQPEKAECNYREAIRLDPGNRTARRRLARLERGKVLRPTSKQLPEPVEGKGF
- a CDS encoding thiazole synthase, encoding MAQTPDIVNSRPESLDVLTIGQRQFSSRLFTGTGKYPDTATMQQSLDRSRCEMVTVAVRRAQGAMGSSTSLMEAVDWSRIWMLPNTAGCTTAEEAVRIARLGRKLACLAGQEDNDFVKLEVIPDSRHLLPDPIGTLEAAKQLVKEGFTVLPYINADPVLACRLEDIGCATVMPLGSPIGSGQGLRNASNIAMIIESVSIPVIIDAGIGVPSEAAQALEMGAAAVLVNSAIAMAGNPPVMAEAMALAVVAGRNAFQAGRLPLRYKASPSSPATGQVAQK